Genomic window (Lampris incognitus isolate fLamInc1 unplaced genomic scaffold, fLamInc1.hap2 scaffold_147, whole genome shotgun sequence):
AGTTTTGGTTGCTTGTTAGTATATTGGTGACTGGGAAGTCCAGTTTTAAGGGAGTCGTTTGGGCATGGGTGTCCACTAACAACGTTGAACTTCTACAAAAAGGCAGCAGATGAAGTACTTACTATCAGGTGAGCCAGAGAGACTGAGGCTGCCAGCCAAAGTGAGGCTCGCAGGATCAGTCATTTTCAAACATGCCACCATTCTGTCGTCAGTGGGGCAGTTCAGCTTTATAGCCACCTGGGGAGGGAAAATTAGGTTCCGTATCATATCCAACTCTCTCCCTGACCCGAGGAAACACAATAACATACAATCTGAGTACAAATTCTTAACTTCCAGTAACTTTCAGCACAAGACCTCATTTTCTACCATGCGCAGTTTAAAAGGTTGCTTGACGAATACCTCCTCTGCGAACCTGCGAGGATTCCTGTTTACAGCCCAAGGGCAGAGGGCAACCCCACTCTGGGAGATGGCTCTCTTGAACAGTCCTTTGTTGTGGGGGGTGAGAGTCTGTTTTTggggcacgcacgcgcacacacacacacacacacacacacacacacacacacacacacacacacacacacacacacacacacacacacacacacacacacacacacataacaacaacaacaacaacaaattagAATAGATTCAGTCAGCAAACATGACTTTGCAACTTTGTCACAGTGGACAGATGACTAAATAAATGGACAAATATTGGTGTTATATGAAAAATCCATAACCGTTTTCATGCTTTGGACTTTCTTTAACTTCTCTATGTATGAAGAAccactaccacatgtggagtcgccagccacttcttttcacctgacagtgaggagtttcaccagggggacgtagcacgtgggaggatcacgctattccccccagttccccctcaccccgaacaggcgccctgaccgaccagaggaggcgctagtacagcgaccaggacacatacccacatccgtcttcccacccacagacacggccaactgtgtctgtagggacgcccgactaagctggaggtaacacggggattcgaaccgccgatccccgtgttggtaggcaatgggatagaccgtcacgctacctggacgccctaattagatattgtagcgaattcaggggagcagtccgggtaccgccacagccgggacgcgaacccatgtctccaaatccgcaagcgacaacgttaaccagtcgactaaagggtccgacccgttagccaaggaccaacgtgtctacttatccatgcgcgcTACAATATATTTATGCATTGACGGTGCAATGCTCAGTTGAGCCGTAGGCACATGAGACAGCCCTTAACCTGAAAGCTGACGCTAGCTCCACCAGCGGACTCTCCAAAGACGGTGATGTTGTCGGGGTCTCCTCCGAAAGAACGGATGTTCCTGTGCACCCAGGCAATGGCGGTATGCTGATCCCACAATCCGTAGTTTCCTGCATGAAACAAACGGCACCGGTGAGGCTCAGTTTTCTCCAGCTTCCCTAGGGTCGCTCGCGTCAAAAGAAAGGCACCCACCAGGTAAGCTGGCGTCTCCGGTGCTCAGGAAGCCCAGGGTACCAACACGGTATCCCAGAGTCACCACGATAACGTCCCCCCTGTCTGCGATCTCCTGTCCGCTGTACAGATAGTTGCTCAGGAAGTTGGCTCCCATAGAGCCTCCAGCCAGGAAGCCTCCTCCAAAGATCCAGACCATGACGGGGAGATCAGCAGATACTAAAAGAAAAGGATAACCCATCACATATAGAGCAAGTGTACAGAACATGAAACTTGATtgctttattattattgtaaccggttattttcttgcccggtgcaggattcgatacgaggtgtactgcacctcaaggcgacatcactaaccgctcggctagagggtcagacccgttagctaggggctaacgtgccttattagtagtttacagtcgtaaccctccccggaagcgcgccctcgcgctttgttattcccgcgctccgaagagacttctgaggatctgcacacttccggttcccaccgctgccaccaatgtaaccggttattctcttgtgtaacgggggcagtccaatgctgttctctgctggtcagcctgctgcacgcccgtcactctcatcattagctctgcgttgtgttctattttgggtggggccccaggtgttgtgggggcccctcagtctctcatcatcatcatcatcaccatgatcaaagaaggaggggggacacacaggactctatttggcccaccttgccatttattttggtttcaaacccttcgacaaacgtccggtcctccagcgggagcggtgtttcttacggacgtgggggtcgaagctcaaccactgcccggactccactcgtgtgcgttagaaggagaaaccgtccacgggactccgatgtaagaaaggataaacaagtattttatcccacagcttgcagtatcttcttacagggatactcaaggttacgttctcctcaaccagcaaaactgtccaacggtaagaaacacgtgtggctcggctcgatcgctgcttgagactcctcccacaaaacaaaaatggcctctcccgcgttccctcttccgtgtacccacaagacctctctcttaaagcgacagtacaggtacatgacggtcgttataaaacatacataaaagtaaataatgacataaaataaaatgtagtaaacacaaataacagcacacagacaggatttggtgatatttcatactcaaacaaaataaaataaaacattaattttaacctggttacacttgcccggtgcgggattcgatacggcgtgtactgcaccacaaggcgacatcgctaaccgctcggctaaagggtcacacccgttagctaggggctaacgtgtcttattagtagtttacattattattaaaACATTTTTAACCGTATATGAGTTTGCTAAGCTTCTTTAATAAATTGGCACCCTTTACCTGAACGGCCATGAGGAACCCAGATGTTAAGATAAAGGCAGTCCTCGCTGCCGCGGGTGGAGGTCATTAAGAGGTTCACCTGAAGACATCTTTTTCTGAATTCAGTGGCTTTCAAAAtacctgaaggggggggggtaaatagacGGTCAAAAATATGTACCATAAAAAGGAAGAAATGGTCAAGGTATTTGAGCTTTGGAGCTCACAGAAAGTTCAGCAGTAGGAAGTTCTCCTCACCGTCCCAGCCCGGGTGACGTTTGGGTTTCTCGAACCTGCCGGGGATGTCGGCGAAGGGAATGCCCTTGAAAACGTCCATGTGGCGGCGAAAGCCGAGACGGATGTTCGTCCCCTCCACCATGCCCCCTTCGGTGTACACCACCCCAAGCTACAATTGGAGTCAAAAAATCTTAGAGCCTGGTTGATTAGAATCACAGCCTCCATAGGCGATTGTAAGGGAATCAGTCATGGTGATATTCCAAACAACAAGTTCTAGAATCTTATAAGAAACATACATATATCTAtaactatatatctatatcttatatatattattatatatattatatatagagattaaaaaaatttttttttgctgtggGTGAGCATCTAGTatacttttatttttctttaaatcCTTCCTGCGTTCAAAATTTTTACCAATTGGAAACTCTGATAAAGTGTTACACTTGCATTGTTGTTATTTGACCTTCGTGTGTTCAAAGCTCTTTAAAAGAGTAGAGAAGTTTGTAAAACATAATCTGCACTTGTACGAGCACAAAAagttttacatttttttctttaaCTTGTGATTTGCAGTGTACTCTGAAGTGAGAGCAAAACAAAAATGCCAGGTAACATCTACTgctatcacatacacacaagtcaaACGTTATAATGAATTAATCACTTAATATGAAGCTGTTCACttataaaaatatttaaaaagaatATGAAAAATGTTACAAAAATATTCCAAATTTCCACACAGAAATAAAAAGCTTAGCTCCACATTAGTCCACCCACCGTTCTGAAAAGAAGAGCGTGCTTTTAGAAAATGATAGAGAACACAGAACTAAATGAATAACTTAACTTAATCAAGAGATGCGTAAAATGAACTTGTACAGATCATTATTGtctttccaaaatggattaagcaTTTCAGAGGTTAACTCTTCGCATGACTCGGACACACGTTGACAGACTTACAGTGGCCGCATTGATGGTCTCCCAGAAGAGAGTAACAACAACTAGGACCCCCAGGTTTACCATGATGACCAGAAGTGGACGTCTGGGCTGCTTCAACACCACACTTTTATACACAGCCCAGCCCTCCTTCACGCAGCGTCTGACCAGTGTGTTTACGGGACCTGCTTTTCTCAGTGTTACATAATGCTGGCTGCATTTGACCAACTTATGTCAGTGCTAACAGAATAAAATGCAGCAAGGGCCAAACAGCCTATCCCCATGAATGGATAGGGCAAAACCTATCTCAGCAGATTTCAGTGCTACATGTTTCTTTAACACAAGTTTGCTTGTGCTTCTGCTAATGTTGAGCCTGATCCTATTTTTGTGTCAGATTTGTATTTCTGCCTTTATGGTCTTTCACAACAGAAGACTTATTTCCCCTTTAAAAATAGgggggggtggcacggtggctcaTTGGTTACtgctgtctcctcacagcaagaaggtcctgggttcaaaccacggggttgttcaaccttgggggtcatccaaccttgggggtcaacccaggtcgtcctctgtgtggagtttgcatgggtgctccggtttcccccaccatcaaaaagacatgcatgttaggggtgacactcttgcctgtgcccccgagcaaggcagtggagagaagaactgggggtggtccccgggcgcttcatggcggctgcccactgctcctagctacactgctagggtgggttaagtgcagagaatTTCccaacggggattaataaagtagtaaaaagaaGTATAACATTGATAAACTACAAACCCCGTTCCAATGAaggtgggacgttgtgtaaaacgtaaataaaaacaatacaatgatttgcaaatccctttcgacctatattcaattgcatacactacaaagacaagatatttaatgttcaaactgataaactttattgtttttttgcaaatattcactcattttgaattggatgcctgcaacatgttccaaagaagctgggacaggggcatgtttaccactgtgttacaccacctttccttttaacaacactcaataagcgtttgggaactgaggacactaattgttgaagctttgtaggtggaattctttcccattcttgcttgatgtacgactccagttgctcaacagtccggggtctccgttgtcgtattttgcgcttcataatgcgccacacattttcaatgggagacaggtctggactacaggcaggccagtccagtacccgcactcttttactacgaagccacactgttgtaacacgtgcagaatgtggcttggcattgtcttgctgaaataagcagggacgtccctgaaaaagacgtcacttggatggcagcacatgttgctccaaaacctgtatgtacctttcagcattaatggtgccttcacagatgtgcgagttacccatgatgccatgggcactaacacccccccataccatcacagatgctggcttttgaactttgtgctgataacaatctggatggtccttttcctctttagcccggaggacacgacgtccatgatttccaaaaacaatttgaaatgtggacttgtcagaccacagcacacttttccactttgcgtcagtccatctcagatgagctcgggtccagagaagctggcggcgtttctgggtgttgttgatatatggctttcacttaactgtgttaactgacgatggttttccgaagtgttcctgagcccacatggtaagatcctttacagaatgatgtcggtttttaatgcagtgccgcctgagggatcgaaggtcacaggcattcaatgttggttttcggccttgccgcttacgtacagagatttctccggattctctgaatcgtttgatgatattatggactgtagatgatgaaatccctaaattccttgcaattgtaagttgaaaaacattgttcttaaactgctggactatttgctcatgcagttgttcacaaagtggtgaacctcgccccatccctGCTTGTgagcgactgagcctttcggggatgctccttttatagccaatcgtgacactcacctgtttccagttaacctgttcacctgtggaatgttccaaacaggtgctttttgagcattcctcaactttcccagtcttttgttgcccctgtcccagcttctttggaacgtgttgcaggcatcaaattcaaagtgagtgaatatttgcaaaaaacaataaagtttatcagtttgaacattaaatatcttgtctttgtagtgtattcaattgaatataggtcgaaaaggaatttcaaatcattgtattctgtatttatttacgttttacacaacgtcccaacttcattggaattggggtttgtagtttcTAACTGACTCAAGTGGGCTGTATCAAGCCCGAAGAGTCAGCTGTCTTTTTAGTATGTGACGTCATGATGATGATTGTATCTGGGCTCTTATGTGTCAAAAAGTTAGCTATCCTATTAGCATTTAGCTATGTGCACAAAGAAGTTGCCAAAAATGACGAGTGACTTTTTTCAGGCCGGGAGGGTCAGTCATACTTCTTGTCCAATATAGTTGAGATTTATGGAGTATAACTTTGGGTCAAATGTTCTGAGTTAAGTTAAAACATAGGTGAAGGTGTGATGTTATTGTGGCATTCATGTGGCATGGCTGAGTGTAGGTTAGACGGGCGGCTCTGGATCAAAATCACGGTTGAGCCCTCTGAAGTGGTTGTCATGCTTATTGAGTGGAGCACCTGTGATGGGAGGCGCCCACTTAATAACCTTCATGGCATCCGCATGGTTACTGTCTCCTTTAGCTGAAATGTTAACGGTGCTGGAATTAGTCTGTTTTCGAGCATGTAATTTAGTATTCATGTCCTATTTCTCTGATTCGCACTGTCCCTCAAACTTTTCACTTCACATCCAAGCTAGTTTTCTATTTTGTATGTATACAGCTCACTGTCCTGCCATATGGGCTTATGAAATCTTCTTTACTGGTAAGGGTGTGCATCTGATGGCTAATGGTGGTGcagattcacatttgcagcggcctcgctcagtaccggtgtgggaagatggcggcttgaacttacatttgcggcggcctcacccactaacatccgtgcagtgtctttgtccatgtctgtgtctaagtttgtgtcttcgtttggtggctgggagagctggtgcttgattcgttgggagaacttggtctgctgtgtcctgtgggcccagggaccacggccctgcttggagctgcgcccgaagaggaaacaccgatggcggcctgacaggacacagaagcggggcaggctaagctaattgctagcccatgctgaccggcagtcccgacaacacctagggtggtctggcagcggcctcgcctggcattgactgtgtttttggtgttgtcgtgtggagtgcggggaggtgtgtcacaggtgtctggctgggagagctggtgttggattggctgggggagcctggtctgccgcttCCGGTggacccggggaccacggccttgcctggagctgagcccgaggaagaaacacagagggcggtttgacaggacgcagaagcgggacaggctaagctaactgctagcccatgcagactggcagttccgacagtcctcctggtgtggatatatgtgttcttgtagtttggatatgtgttgtctttgtgttgcactgctgtgggctgagggaaacgatatttcgtttcatttcacgtgcacaggtacatggaatgaaatgacaaataaatattactgatcctgattcctggttgTGCTATACATTCACTGATAAACCCTTTAAAATTCAATTTCTTACATCATTTATTACAAAAAACTTTTTGATAGCTCATTGATATCATAACCATTCTAGCCTCTTGAGGTAATCATGAAATAACACTTCTTCATGTACCAAAAACCATTGGATACTATATGACTGGGGCCAGTGAGTGTAAAGCAGCAAGGCATGACATTCAGTGAGGACGACCCAGTTACTTAAAAACGTTGCTTTATTGTTACAGTGTTGAAATCCAGTCATTTAATACAATCTTAATCTCTTGCATGATGGGAATACGTGGTTGTCAGGAATTACATGGCGTCAACTCAGAGTTCACTGTGGGGAGGCTGGGCAG
Coding sequences:
- the LOC130132476 gene encoding bile salt-activated lipase-like isoform X1, with translation MVNLGVLVVVTLFWETINAATLGVVYTEGGMVEGTNIRLGFRRHMDVFKGIPFADIPGRFEKPKRHPGWDGILKATEFRKRCLQVNLLMTSTRGSEDCLYLNIWVPHGRSVSADLPVMVWIFGGGFLAGGSMGANFLSNYLYSGQEIADRGDVIVVTLGYRVGTLGFLSTGDASLPGNYGLWDQHTAIAWVHRNIRSFGGDPDNITVFGESAGGASVSFQTLTPHNKGLFKRAISQSGVALCPWAVNRNPRRFAEEVAIKLNCPTDDRMVACLKMTDPASLTLAGSLSLSGSPDNPIVYKLALAATIDGDFLPDEPSKLFHNAANVDYIAGINNMDGHLFTGLDVPSINSPLVDTAVEDMRRLLGSYTKEKGKAGLDNAFTTYTSTWGTNPSQQTIKKTIVEIGTDYIFLVPTQAALYLHAANATSTRTYSYLFSQPNRMAGLGRPYPSWVGADHADDLQYVFGKPFTTPLAYWPRHRDVSRYMIAYWTNFAKTGDPNKGGLKVPATWPPFTTTGHKFVEINSNTDSNSIRQKMRMRYVHFWTSVLPSLPGNNAL
- the LOC130132476 gene encoding bile salt-activated lipase-like isoform X2, with the protein product MVNLGVLVVVTLFWETINAATLGVVYTEGGMVEGTNIRLGFRRHMDVFKGIPFADIPGRFEKPKRHPGWDGILKATEFRKRCLQVNLLMTSTRGSEDCLYLNIWVPHGRSVSADLPVMVWIFGGGFLAGGSMGANFLSNYLYSGQEIADRGDVIVVTLGYRVGTLGFLSTGDASLPGNYGLWDQHTAIAWVHRNIRSFGGDPDNITVFGESAGGASVSFQTLTPHNKGLFKRAISQSGVALCPWAVNRNPRRFAEEVAIKLNCPTDDRMVACLKMTDPASLTLAGSLSLSGSPDNPIVYKLALAATIDGDFLPDEPSKLFHNAANVDYIAGINNMDGHLFTGLDVPSINSPLVDTAVEDMRRLLGSYTKEKGKAGLDNAFTTYTSTWGTNPSQQTIKKTIVEIGTDYIFLVPTQAALYLHAANATPTVWLAWGGLTRAG